Part of the Clostridium sporogenes genome, CAAAAGAGAATTTCAGAGGATAAAACCATTACTAAAGTAGCTTATGAGGTTTCTATATCAAAGATGGAGAGAGTAGGAGATGAACAAGCAGATAATAATGGTTATGAAGAAAGCTATGAAGAAGATTATGAAGAAAAGAATTTTATGGATAATATAAAAGAAAAGCATGCATAAAAAATAGTATGTACAACTTTTAAAGTTGTACATACTATTTTCAAGTAAATTTAAATGAATTAATAGAAGAATGGTTTAAATATAAAAGATAGTTTTAAAAATTAGATATTATAAATCTATTTTCTTAAATCATCTAAAAGTTTAGTTTTATCTTTAGTCTTTACATCTACTTCTTTTATTATTTTAGCTGGAGCACCAGCAACTACTACATTTTCTGGTACATCAGTAGTAACTATAGAACCTGCAGCTACTACAGAACCTTTACCAATTTTTACGCCTTCTAATATAACAGCATTTGCTCCTATAAGAACATTATCTTCGATAGTGCAAGGGTCACTGCTAGGTGGTTCTAGAACACCAGCAACTACAGCACCAGCACCTAAATGTACATTTTTACCAAGCTTTCCTCTAGCACCAACTACAGCGTTCATATCTACCATAGTTCCTTCTCCGATTTCAGCACCTATATTTATAACGGCACCCATCATAATAACAGCGTTTTCGCCTATTATAACTTTATCTCTTATTATGGCACCAGGCTCTATTCTAGCATTTACTTTAAGCATATCAAGTAAAGGGATTGCAGATTTTCTTCTATCTTGTTCTATTCTACAATTTTTTATTTTATTCTTATTTTTTTCTATAAGAACTAATATTTCTTCTGATTCACCAAATAATATATATAAATCACCACTATTAAATTTTTCTATGTTTGTAAAATCACAGTTTGAAAGATCTCCTTCTATGTAGGCCTTGAGAGGAGTTGATTTTCTAGCTTCTTTTATGTATTTAGCTATTTCATATGGATCTGTTAAATTGTAACTCATTATCTTTCCTCCTTATTTTATAATAACACTATTATAATAAATATTAATGTTTAAATAAAGGGGGTATTTAATATATATGAAAATAATAGTAAAATTATAGTATAATAAGTAGAAATATTAGAAGAAAAATCATTAAGAATATATGGAATTAAATCTTGTAAATTATTATTGAGATTTAATAAAATATATTGGTTTTAAAATAGTAAAAAATATAAAAAGAGAGGAAAAGTTATGGTTTGTTTAATTTCCGTAACATGGTAATACTTTAATGGATTATATGAAAACTCAAGAAGTTATCTCTAAAAAGGTTCAAAGAATTGAGATTTCTGGAATAAGAAGATTTTTTAATAAGGTTTCAAATTATAAGGATGTTATTTCATTAACCTTAGGTCAACCAGATTTTAAAGTGCCAAGCAGAATAAAAAAGGAATTAGTAAATGCCATAGAAGAGGATAAGACTACCTATACATCTAATGCAGGATTAAGAGATTTGAGATTAGAAATAGAAAAATATCTTAAAATTATGGATATTAATTATAATGCAGAAGAAATATGTGTAACTGTAGGTGGTAGCGAGGGATTAATGTGTGTGT contains:
- the dapD gene encoding 2,3,4,5-tetrahydropyridine-2,6-dicarboxylate N-acetyltransferase gives rise to the protein MSYNLTDPYEIAKYIKEARKSTPLKAYIEGDLSNCDFTNIEKFNSGDLYILFGESEEILVLIEKNKNKIKNCRIEQDRRKSAIPLLDMLKVNARIEPGAIIRDKVIIGENAVIMMGAVINIGAEIGEGTMVDMNAVVGARGKLGKNVHLGAGAVVAGVLEPPSSDPCTIEDNVLIGANAVILEGVKIGKGSVVAAGSIVTTDVPENVVVAGAPAKIIKEVDVKTKDKTKLLDDLRK